A single region of the Pieris rapae chromosome 21, ilPieRapa1.1, whole genome shotgun sequence genome encodes:
- the LOC111000330 gene encoding probable serine/threonine-protein kinase DDB_G0282963 isoform X2, translating into MLSCFCAQRKRGKRHQEQYNSIKSSRSGSPEPSDGPSSVESFRPIQRTPTPSRLGPPPSPPVPTKPVAPAAPEPSGPLMPCAICGRTFVPQSLSKHVKICEKMTVKKRKTFDSSRQRREGTDLEQYLPKNFGLPENSPFLEKSPPNTAKATPKPKPQSVRTAIMKPTADLQKCPHCGRAFGVRAFERHVEWCADKAKILPAASAQAPPHISDAKQRLNARTQYKAPPVRTRRSSQTREKSSRSASVESSRGVSPPREFGDYKHPQSRASESGSSNDYHEESSPHIPVIRNSRSSQNKSSGDANIKARQARLAKDLSSTRLDENYDPFVCAARQMKELMSSDTNIPQKLQKASKESSRTLPSLKPTTRASTLNRTDNTKTIKDTINKTYQKTPTLNRMKSFGSTHNDNLSSSFGGRCSSFRLNRNEKKPSLNTTFTKSSKENIHSVEKPYFNRSTNLNRSFSSYNNSVYSTPKLKNKIPKLSTSMHHAFQRNTGSQPMKLEKIKKDDDKKDLVNLDAILSCDNSSMTDSNYIDPMLINENDNLPINVNTILNNPDIISSFESLLTTENLPPKFESFSTIKKNNTCRNVTNIESLKNEKNNNFHTETSTTPIISDLGAQYDKLMYSLDHSITSRTSGRDDDSLCEDFDLEEFMTSFDEEVNKQKSEKRTCSSTTRVVKQSELSDDVNDTPKILKSSSNGMIPVNKSMSLVFSSNNIVGDKLLPSSVKRSTSLLDSIQKKPAKIEPKIRHKTDQLEDDIMQSLKEFDKFYESQKNEKSHSNKDLNVNKRTYIDTVKRGSRKKIEQKNKCDITNGNHTPGGKISNDSAYSSLNRVSPSKLSLCNVKESNDTVLVEQPGGSDTSESHKEDRRSISSEEFLAMEKSTELEETLTRSDMHSSYNNVGHISCTEKRTSSRASTHRTSHRNIKEALSSSGSETSLSRVRRDQHSAPRLSRFCHECGSKFPDKAKFCIECGVKRLLV; encoded by the exons GCAAGCGGCATCAGGAACAGTACAACTCCATAAAATCATCACGATCAGGATCTCCAGAACCCTCAGATGGACCCAGCAGTGTCGAATCTTTCCGGCCAATCCAACGGACGCCAACTCCCAGCAGACTTGGGCCTCCGCCCTCACCACCCGTGCCCACAAAACCTGTGGCCCCCGCTGCCCCAGAGCCGTCAGGGCCTCTTATGCCATGTGCCATATGCGGGAGGACCTTTGTGCCCCAATCACTATCAAAACATGTAAAGATCTGCGAGAAAATGACCGTCAAGAAGAGGAAAACCTTCGACTCTTCAAGGCAGAGGCGCGAAG GCACGGACCTAGAACAATACTTGCCAAAGAATTTCGGTCTTCCAGAAAACAGCCCATTCCTTGAGAAGAGCCCGCCGAACACTGCTAAAGCCACGCCCAAACCTAAGCCGCAGTCTGTTCGCACTGCTATCATGAAG CCCACTGCCGACCTCCAAAAGTGTCCTCATTGTGGACGCGCCTTCGGTGTGAGGGCGTTCGAGAGACACGTCGAATGGTGCGCAGACAAAGCGAAGATTTTACCAGCTGCCTCCGCGCAAGCGCCGCCGCACATCAGCGATGCCAAACAAAGGCTCAATGCGCGTACGCAGTACAAAGCACCGCCAGTTAGAACGCGAAG GTCATCTCAAACTCGCGAGAAGTCATCAAGATCGGCGTCGGTAGAATCTAGTCGAGGTGTCTCACCGCCTAGAGAGTTTGGTGACTACAAACATCCACAATCTAGGGCTTCAG AGTCCGGATCTAGCAATGATTATCACGAGGAGAGCTCCCCGCATATTCCAGTTATTAGAAACTCGCGTAGCTCTCAAAATAAATCGTCTGGAGATGCCAATATTAAAGCGAGGCAAGCCCGGCTGGCCAAGGATTTAAGCAGCACTAG GCTAGACGAAAACTACGACCCCTTCGTTTGTGCTGCTAGGCAGATGAAAGAGTTAATGTCTTCAGACACAAATATTCCGCAAAAGCTGCAAAAGGCTTCGAAAGAATCCAGTCGAACACTTCCATCCTTAAAACCCACTACTAGAGCCTCCACTCTAAACCGCACAGATAATACCAAAACTATTAAAGacacaattaataaaacatatcaaaaaaCACCTACTCTGAACAGAATGAAATCATTTGGAAGTACGCATAATGATAATCTCTCAAGTTCCTTTGGTGGTAGATGTAGTTCGTTTAGATTAAATAGAAATGAGAAAAAACCTAGTCTTAATACAACATTCACCAAATCCAGCAAGGAAAATATCCATTCTGTAGAAAAACCATACTTTAATCGCAGcactaatttaaatagatcattttctagttataataattcagtCTATAGTACGcctaagttaaaaaataaaattccaaaGTTATCCACATCTATGCATCATGCTTTTCAGAGAAATACTGGGAGTCAACCTATGAAacttgaaaaaattaaaaaagatgatGATAAGAAAGATCTTGTAAATCTTGATGCTATATTATCATGTGATAACTCTTCTATGACAGATAGTAATTACATAGATCCCATGTTGATCAATGAAAATGACAATTTGCCGATAAATGTTAACACGATCTTAAATAATCCCGACATTATAAGTAGCTTTGAATCTCTGCTAACTACTGAGAATCTACCACCTAAATTCGAATCGTTTAGtactataaagaaaaataatacctGTAGAAATGTAACAAATATAGAAAGTCTTAAAAAcgagaaaaacaataattttcatacTGAGACTTCGACAACTCCAATCATAAGTGATTTAGGAGCTCAGTATGATAAGCTAATGTACTCTCTCGATCATAGTATAACATCTAGAACTTCCGGTAGAGACGATGACTCCCTTTGTGAAGATTTTGATCTCGAGGAATTCATGACCTCTTTTGACGAAGaggttaataaacaaaaatctgaaAAGCGCACGTGTAGCTCGACAACTAGAGTCGTCAAGCAATCAGAATTGTCTGACGACGTTAATGATACccctaaaattttaaaaagtagtaGTAACGGTATGATTCCAGTGAATAAATCAATGTCCCTTGTTTTTAGCAGTAACAATATCGTGGGTGATAAACTGCTTCCTTCCTCCGTCAAACGTTCCACATCCCTCCTCGATTCCATTCAAAAGAAACCTGCCAAAATAGAACCTAAAATCCGCCATAAGACTGATCAACTGGAAGATGACATAATGCAATCTCTGAAAGAATTCGACAAGTTCTACGAATCTCAGAAAAATGAGAAAAGTCATTCGAATAAAGATCTTAATGTGAATAAACGCACGTATATAGATACAGTAAAAAGAGGTAGTCGGAAGAAGATCgaacaaaagaataaatgtGACATCACAAACGGAAATCACACGCCTGGTGGGAAAATAAGCAACGATTCGGCTTATAGCAG CCTAAACAGAGTGTCGCCATCAAAGCTGTCCTTGTGCAATGTTAAAGAATCAAATGATACAGTGCTGGTAGAACAACCAGGCGGTTCAGACACGAGTGAGAGTCATAAAGAAGACAGACGTTCCATATCAAGTGAAGAATTTTTGGCGATGGAGAAATCCACTGAGCTAGAAGAGACGTTAACGAGATCTGATATGCACTCGTCCTATAATAATGTAGGGCACATCAGTTGTACGG AGAAACGTACCAGTTCTCGAGCCTCCACACATCGCACATCGCATCGTAATATAAAAGAGGCGCTCAGCTCTAGTGGGTCTGAGACGTCCTTAAGCCGTGTTCGAAGGGACCAACACTCGGCCCCGCGTCTTTCACGCTTCTGTCACGAATGCGGGAGTAAGTTTCCTGATAAAGCCAAGTTTTGTATCGAATGTGGCGTTAAACGATTGTTAGTGTGA